CTCCGCGATGCCACCGACGGCACCGTCCTGGGCATTCGTGAGCACAAGGACGCCACCGACGCCGAGCGTAAAATCCGTGAGATCAACTCCGGCATCTACGCCTTCGACGCCGCCGTCCTGCGCACCGCGCTGCAAAGTGTCACCACAGACAACAACCAGGGTGAGATGTACCTCACCGATGTTCTTTCCCTGGCCAGGAACGACGGCGGCCGGGTCGCCGCGGTCTCCACCACCGACCGCTGGCAGGTGGAAGGCGCCAACGACCGCGTGCAGCTTGCCGCGCTCGGCACCGAACACAACCGCCGCATCGTTGAAGGCTGGATGCGCGCCGGCGTGTCCATCATCGACCCCGCCACCACCTGGATCGACTCCACAGTGGAACTCGCCGAGGACGTCACCATCCTGCCCGGCACCCAGCTGCACGGAACAACAACTGTGGCGCGTGACGCCGTCGTTGGTCCCGATTCAACGCTGACCGATGTGCAGATCGGCGAAGGTGCCGAAGTGAGCCGCACCCACGGTTCCGGTGCCATCATCGGCGCGGGCGCCCACGTTGGCCCCTTCACCTACCTGCGCCCCGGCACGGTGCTGGGTGCGGACGGCAAGATCGGCGCGTTCTACGAAACAAAGAACGTCACCATCGGGCGCGGCTCCAAACTGAGCCACCTTGGCTATGCCGGCGATGCTGAGATTGGTGAGGACACCAACATCGGCTGCGGCAACATCACGGCCAACTTCGATGGCGTGAACAAGCACCGCACCGTCATTGGATCGGGCGTGCGCACAGGCTCCAATACCGTGTTCGTGGCCCCGGTTTCCGTGGGGGACGGTGCCTTCACCGCCGCCGGCGCCATTGTCCGCAAGGATGTGCCGGCCGGCGCGCTCACCATGAGCGTCGCCCCGCAGCGCAACTCCGAGGGCTGGACTGCCGAGCACCGCCCCGGCAGCATCTCCGCCGAAGCGGCCACCGCCGCCGGCAACGGCGCCAACTAAAACTTCTCACCGACCCCACCATTGCGAGAAAGCGAACCCATGAGCGAACTAAGCCGTAACGTCGACAGGAAACTGGTGCTGGCAACCGGCCGCGCCCACCCCGAGCTGGCCGAGGAAGTGGCGCAATGTTTGGGCACGGAACTGCTGCCAATGTCGGCTTACGACTTTGCCAACGGTGAGATCTACGTCCGTTCCGGGGAGAGCGTGCGTGGCAAGGAAGTCTTCATCATCCAGGCCCACCCGGCACCGTTGAACAACTGGCTCATGGAACAGCTCATCATGGTCGATTCCATGAAGCGCGCCTCCGCCAGCGTCATCACCGTCGTTGCCCCGTTCTACCCGTACTCACGCCAGGACAAGAAGGGACGCGGCCGCGAGCCGATCTCAGCCCGCCTGGTTGCCGACCTGTACAAGACGGCCGGCGCCGACCGCATCATGAGCGTTGACCTGCACACGGCGCAGATCCAGGGCTTCTTCGACGGCCCCGTCGACCACCTTTTTGCCATCCCGCTGCTGGCTGACCATATCCGCAAGAGCGTGGGGGACGACGACGTCACTGTCGTTTCCCCCGACACCGGCCGCGTGCGCGTGGCCGAGCAGTGGGCCGAGCGTTTGGGTGGGGCGCCTCTCGCGTTCGTCCACAAGTCACGCGATTTGACCGTGCCCAACCAGGCCGTCTCCAAGACTGTTGTCGGCCAGGTAAAGGGCCGCACCTGTGTCCTGATCGATGACATGATCGACACCGGCGGAACCATCGCCGGCGCCGTCAAGGTCCTCAAGGATGCCGGTGCCAAGGATGTCATCATCGCCGCCACCCACGCCATCTTCTCGGATCCGGCTGCCGAGCGCCTCGCCAACTGCGGTGCCCGCGAAGTGGTTGTCACCAACACGCTGCCCATCCCGGAAGAGAAGCGCTTCGAGACCCTCACGGTGCTTTCCATCGCTCCGTTGTTGGCCCGCGCCATCAAGGAAGTCTTCGAGGACGGCTCCGTTACGAGCTTGTTCGACGGCGACGCGTAGCCCCTAACTTTTTCTGCCAGACGGCCGCGTCCCCTCATCGGGACACGGCCGTTGGTGTTTTAGGCGCGTCCGGTTGCGCACGCATACGCATCACTTGAGCCCGCTTCCGCGTATAGGTGCTCATGCGCTGAAGTCAGGACGAGTGGGGCATCTGCGCGCGGGCCACGGCGCCCCTGCTCGGACCCGACCCTGCTCGGACCCTGCCCTGCACCCCGAAGCCCGGAAGCCAGGCGTCCGTTCGGTGCCCGTCTCTCTGCTAAGCTTGTCCAGTAAACCTTGGCGAGGGACGCTTGCAAAAGTGTCCGTGATCGACTGGGTCCCACAGCTCCTGAATCTTTGATGGATTGTGTTGACCTGTTTAGTCCACGCCCACCACAAAGTATGAAGGAGCTTTTTCATGTCTGATTTGAACCTCATCGGCGAAACACGCAACGAATTCGGCAAGGGCGCGGCACGCCGCATCCGCCGTGCAGCCCAGATCCCCGCCGTCATCTACGGCCACGGCGCAGCCCCCCTGCACTTGGTTCTGCCTGAGCGCGCAACGGTTCGCGCCATCCGCGCAGCCAACGCACTGCTGACCATCACCATCGACGGCGAAGAGCACCTCGCCCTGGTGAAGGACATCCAGCGCGACCCCGTTCTGCAGATCGTCGAGCACATCGACCTCTTGACCGTGAAGAAGGGCGAGAAGGTCATTGTTGACGTTCCCGTTGTTCTCGTGGGCGAGCCTGCACCGGCCACCGTTGTCAACCAGGAAGAAGTTGTTGTCAGCCTCTCCGCCGACGCAACCCACCTGCCTGCACGCATCGAGGTCAACATCGAGGGCCTGGCCGCTGGCCAGCACGTCCTCGCCGGAGATCTCGTTCTGCCTGCCGGCGTCGAGCTGGTCAACGAAGCTGACCTGCTGATCGTTCACTTCGCCGAGCCTGTTGTTGTCGCCGAAGCTGAAACTGAAGCAGCTGCTGAGTAATCACACGCATGAGTGATACTTGGCTTGTAGTCGGGCTCGGGAATCCCGGGCCCGGCTACAGCCGTAACAGGCACAATATTGGCTACATGGTGGTTGAGGAACTTGCCTCCCGCCTCGGCGCCACTTTCAAGA
This genomic interval from Arthrobacter sp. PAMC 25486 contains the following:
- the glmU gene encoding bifunctional UDP-N-acetylglucosamine diphosphorylase/glucosamine-1-phosphate N-acetyltransferase GlmU — its product is MSPQDIPTTNPAAVIVLAAGAGTRMKSRTPKILHTIGGISMVGHAMAAAKGLAPATLAVVVRHERDLVAAHITALDETAHIVDQDEVPGTGRAVQQALQTLDAQAPLDGTVVVTYGDVPLLTTELLAELVATHDRDANAVTVLTAVLDDAAGYGRILRDATDGTVLGIREHKDATDAERKIREINSGIYAFDAAVLRTALQSVTTDNNQGEMYLTDVLSLARNDGGRVAAVSTTDRWQVEGANDRVQLAALGTEHNRRIVEGWMRAGVSIIDPATTWIDSTVELAEDVTILPGTQLHGTTTVARDAVVGPDSTLTDVQIGEGAEVSRTHGSGAIIGAGAHVGPFTYLRPGTVLGADGKIGAFYETKNVTIGRGSKLSHLGYAGDAEIGEDTNIGCGNITANFDGVNKHRTVIGSGVRTGSNTVFVAPVSVGDGAFTAAGAIVRKDVPAGALTMSVAPQRNSEGWTAEHRPGSISAEAATAAGNGAN
- a CDS encoding ribose-phosphate diphosphokinase: MSELSRNVDRKLVLATGRAHPELAEEVAQCLGTELLPMSAYDFANGEIYVRSGESVRGKEVFIIQAHPAPLNNWLMEQLIMVDSMKRASASVITVVAPFYPYSRQDKKGRGREPISARLVADLYKTAGADRIMSVDLHTAQIQGFFDGPVDHLFAIPLLADHIRKSVGDDDVTVVSPDTGRVRVAEQWAERLGGAPLAFVHKSRDLTVPNQAVSKTVVGQVKGRTCVLIDDMIDTGGTIAGAVKVLKDAGAKDVIIAATHAIFSDPAAERLANCGAREVVVTNTLPIPEEKRFETLTVLSIAPLLARAIKEVFEDGSVTSLFDGDA
- a CDS encoding 50S ribosomal protein L25/general stress protein Ctc; its protein translation is MSDLNLIGETRNEFGKGAARRIRRAAQIPAVIYGHGAAPLHLVLPERATVRAIRAANALLTITIDGEEHLALVKDIQRDPVLQIVEHIDLLTVKKGEKVIVDVPVVLVGEPAPATVVNQEEVVVSLSADATHLPARIEVNIEGLAAGQHVLAGDLVLPAGVELVNEADLLIVHFAEPVVVAEAETEAAAE